From the Candidatus Desulfatibia profunda genome, the window GATCCCCGGCGCATCGAACACCTGCTTGACGGCATGCTCGATTTTGGCTTCGACGCGGCGATGGTCCGATTATATAAAAAACTATGCCGCTACTACTTCGAAATAGACCCGAGGGCAACCGCTTCGTATGTCTATGCCTATCGTGACATGTGGGATGAAGAAGGGCAGGCGAAGAGTGAAACTTGAAATGTGGGAGAAGTTTTTGAAAAGTTTAGGGTACTTAAAATGAGCGGAAACTGGGCAAACAGAAAACTGCGGGATCTCGCCGAAATTCGTGTTAGCAATGTCGACAAAAAGGTCCACGCAAGTGAGAAGCCTGTGAAGCTGTGTAACTACATGGACGTATATTCGAATGAGTATGTTACCAGCAGCCTTCCTTTCATGGAGGCATCAGCCACTGCTGCAGAAATTGAGCGATTCGGCTTGAACAAAGGCGATGTGATCATTACCAAAGATTCGGAAACACCGGATGATATTGGGATACCAGCAGTTGTCATGGAGCGAATAGGCAATCTGGTCTGTGGTTATCATCTGGCGCTCATTCGACCAATCATGGAGGGACTTGATTCCGTCTATTTGGCAAAACAGCTTTCCACGGAACGCGTAGCCCGATATTTCGCATTACATGCAAGTGGCTCTACGCGTTATGGGTTGCCAATATCAGCTATTGAAGCGGTTGAGATCCCGACACCACCCAAACCCGAACAAGCCAAGATCGCCGAGATTCTATCGACGGTAGACCGTGCGATTGAACAAACCGAGGCGCTGATTGCCAAGCAGCAGCGCATCAAGACTGGCCTGATGCAGGACCTCCTCACCCGCGGCATCGACGAACACGGCAACCTCCGCTCCGAAGAAACCCACCAATTCAAAGACTCACCGCTTGGCATGATTCCGGTTGAGTGGGAGGTAAACAAGCTCGGAAATTACATCTCCTATTTGTCTTATGGCTTCACGAATCCAATGCCCACAGCAGGTGAGGGCCCATACATGGTTACGGCTGCAAACATCTCAGGCGGAGCGATACAACATGACGGGTGCAGGCGAACAACATTCGAAGCGTATGAGAATCTTCTTACGAATAAGAGCCGGCCAAAAATGGGCGACATCCTGCTTACAAAGGACGGAACTCTGGGCAGGATCGCGATCGTTGATCGGGTGCCGCTCTGCATCAATCAATCGGTAGCTGTGCTTAGACCAAAACGTGGTGTTGACAATGGTTACCTAAAGCTACTTCTTGAAAGCCCTGAGTGCCAGGAGCGCCTACTTGCTGATGCCGGTGGATCGACAATCAAGCATCTTTATATTTCGAAAATCGACAAGATGCCTATTCCTGTGCCGCCCGATTCTGAAGAGCAAAAGGCTATCAAGAAGCAACTGTCAGTTTACACTGAACTAATATCTCGCGGTTCGCAGCAGTTGAGAAAACTCCGAGCCCTCAAAACCGCCCTCATGCAAGACCTGCTCACGGGCAAGAAGCGTGTGTCGCTACTGCTGGAAGCGGAAGGTTTGATATCATGAAGCAATACCTCACGCCCTCTATTGATGACCTTAAATTGGAATGTGTCCTTATGCAGGCGTGGAAAAAGACATCGGCATACCTGCGATCACACAGCTGGTATGCGGACACATTAGGTCTTGATTATCAATCGCTTCGCATCCCGCACTTTATCAGTGATATCCAAAAGCGGTTACAAGATCCTGAAGGTTGGTGCCCTGAACCCATAGTTTTGGTACCCGCGCCAAAGAACCAACAATGGCGATTTCGCCATGAAAAGTGGGAGCCTCGCGAGAATATCTCAGATAAGATAAGACCTCTGGCCCATGTCGATTTGCAAGACCAAGTAGTTGCTACCGCGCTGATGATGTGTCTTGCCGACAGGATTGAAACGGCCTTGGGTGATCCACGCCTTTCTCCTAACGATAAAATCCATCGCCGGCACATATTAGCCTATGGGCACCGGCTTTTTTGTGATCAGAAGGGAAGTGAGCTGCAGCATCGCTGGGGCAGCACCAAGCTGTATCGCCAATATTTTCAGGACTATCAGACCTTCCTCAAGCGCTCAAAGATCGTGGCGGAACAACTTGCCGCTTCTAATAACGATTTTGAAATAGCTATTATTCAAAGTGATTTTTCCAAGTTTTATGACCGTGTTCGGCCGCAAATGCTCAACGAAAAGCTGCGAAAGTTCATGCATTCACCAGAAGAAGATGCATTTTTCAAATTGGCGGAACGAGTTCTGGCTTGGAGGTGGACCGACCAGAGACGCGCCGAAAAATACGCAAAGCAACACAATATACCAGATTTTGGCTTTGTGGCCTTGCCTCAGGGATTAGTCTCTGCCGGCTTTTTTGCCAACGTGATGTTGGCCGACTTTGAATCGGTTTTACGACAATCACAGGGAAGGGCACTCGGAAACAATGAAGACTTGATTCTGGAAGACGCCTGTTTTTACGTAGACGACATTCGGCTTGTGGTGAAAATACCGATAGGTTTGGAAGAGGAGGAAGTTAAGGTAAAGGTCCTTGATTGGCTGCAAAACCTTCTTGATCAAACCGCTCATGGTCTATTAGTTGAAGAAACCAAAACCCAAGTTACTGTTGAAGGACGGGAACGTCGCTTTCTCGTAGAGCAGTCCAAGATTGCGGATAGAATCCAAAGTGCAGTTTCAGGCCCCTTTGACATGTTGCATGGGGCGGACATTATCGGAGCTATTGAAGGTTTTTTCCATACACAAAAAAGATATTCCACCAAGCAAACGCCGGAAGAAAACGGTAGGACAGGTCTCTTGGTTGGCACATCGGATATGCGCGATGATACTGCCGCCCGCTTCGCAGCCGGTAAATTCCGAAGGACATTTCGATCTCTTCGACCCCTTCTTGGTGGTGTGAGGGCGTGTGACATTTCATCGATCGACGATCAGGCCCATGAAGAAGATGGGGGCGTGCTCCCTGGCAACTTCCTGCTTTCCAAGCAACAATTGGATGAGCGGGCGAAACTATTTGCTGCTCTGCTAATAGAAGATTGGACCGGCAACCCCGGTAACGTTCGTTTGCTGCGTATTGCTCTCGATATCTATCCGGAAGCTGGGTTTTTGAACCAAGTCCTGTCTGTTTTGCAACCCGGATGGCACACCCAGGGAGTCCGCGGCCCCCGTAGAGAAGTGCGGGCTTATTGCTTGGCCGAACTATTCCGGGCCGGGGCAACAGAGACAGGTGCAGTGTCGGATGAGGAATGTTTGCCAACAAATGTTTCCATTGATGACTACCATCGTCGGCTCACCGAAGAAGCGGAAAACATAATAGAGGAATACTTTTCAACTACAGCGCCAGGGACTCGATTTCCTTGGTATCTGATGCAACAGGTGTTTCTTTATCTTATAGCAAGGAATGCCTTCCCCGGACCTGTTTCGAAGCTTGGGGAAAAAGGCGGCGGGCTGATGTCCCATTATCGCAAGTTCGTAAAGTTTTTAGCCGGTCAAGCTCCTTTGGCGCTTGAGGAACGGGCAATCCTTCTCGTGATTGCCAATACTGGTTTCGGCCTTGCCGATCTAACTCCGTTTATCTCAGGTTCAAGCATCTCGGATGAGTTTTTAGCGCGTCTCAATGAAGTGTCACCGTCTGTGACATCAGTTCTTTGGTCGCATCTTAGCGCTACTGAAAAAGAGCGGTTATCGCAACTCGCCCGCAAATTAGGAATAGATCAAAGTGATTTGCATGAACCCGAGACCACATTGGCGGGTTTATCCGCTAAATCGGAAAATCCCTTCTTTGAGGAAGAAAATCTCTTAAGTCTTGCAGAATGGCTTTTTGACTATCTACCTGAAGCTTCCTTGGATATTTTAACGCCATGGCAAATCAAATGTAAGTTTTCATCAAAAAAGGGTTATCGGTTTGGGAAAATTAAACCGTCATCCTATGAATTCTTAAAGGGTCGTCAAAGGGCAACCCACCTGTTTGTTCCACCGGATTGGTGTGATTCGGTCGAGGAACGTTTGAAAGTGCAAATCGGACAATTGCTCCGCTTTGCTTTGCGGGGTCCCAATGATTTCTATGGTAATTATTCACCAAAAAATATCAATACGAAATATCGATACAAAAGACCTGTCTCTCACTGGGAGCAGCAACGCTATTCAGGTTTTCAAGGACGCTCAGCATTCGGACCTCCCTGGTTGCCGCTTTCTTCGTTCACTGAAGATTTATTGTTTCAACTGCTCCGCTGGCCAGGATCAGGCATCTTAACTGCCCCAAAATCATTGTCTCAATTGAAGGCTGAAGTTTCAGACCGACTTGAGAAATTGCGTAAAAACCGTGGTGAGGTTACTTCAGCTACATTTGTTGAACAATCGGCCGGTTGGCCAGTACGCCCACCAAATAAACCATGGGATCGGCCCTTACGAATAGGGATTGTGCAGTCCGTCATTCCTTGTTCCGATGATTACCTAAGGCACAGGGATGATCCCGAATTAGTTAACGATCCGACATTTCGTGATCAACAGCGTAGCCATTTGGCGGCAATGATGGAAGGTGTTGGTCAGATGCTGCGCATACGAGATACCCACCAGTCACAGATAAGATGTGATGGCAGGGTAATCGATTTGCTTGTTTTTCCAGAGCTTGCGATACATCCTCACGACATTGACCCAATAATCCTACCATTTGTCCGGGCGCACAAATGCATTATGCTGTTTGGCCAAGTCTATCACAAAGAGGCATTAATTCCAGGTTCACCCCTCATTAATAGTTGCCTCTGGATGATTCCCGAGTGGAGCCCTGCGGCTGGGTTTCAAATTCGCAGAATTGAGCAAGGCAAACAACATCTCGCCATGGAGGAGAGTGCAATTCCTGGACTAATCGGATTCCGACCTGCGCAGTGGTTGATTGAGTATCAGTGGCACAGCGAAAAAGATATCCACCGTCCATTGATTCTTTCCGCATCCGTTTGCTACGATGCCACTGATTTGGCACTAGCATCAGACCTTCGTTCTCGAAGCGACCTTTACATTGTATGCGCGCTCAACCGCGACGTCGGGACTTTTGATCGCATGTCTCAAGTGCTTCACTACCACATGTTCCAAGGTGTTATTGTTGTGAACAACGGTCAGTTTGGAGGCAGCAGCTTCTTTATGCCATATAGTGAGACTTACCACCGTCAGGTTTTTCATCTCCATGGCCAACCGCAAGCTACAATTGCCTTTGCCGAAATCATCCCACGCAAACTTGTCGAAAGGCCTGCGAATATGGTCGATGATCAACCTGTTGGCCAATGGAAGACACCACCGGCGGGATGGAATCCGGACTGACAAATAAAATATGACCAGAAATAGGATGGTCCCATGGCCAGTAATGACAACTCCGCCCAACACATCAAACTCGACGAGCGCAACCACGTCGAAAAGCCACGACTCAATCGGATCACCGGCACGGTGCGGGCCCCCCTTCTCTTAACCGAACCACAGGAGGCCGGCGCATGAGTTCCAAACTCCCCATCAATCTCGAGGACCTGCTGCGACAGCGAAAGGTTGAGGGCGACCGCGTCGAGTATAAGAAAGGCTGGAATCCGGACCCGATCACGCGCACCCTCTGCGCCTTTGCCAATGACTTTGAAAACCTCGGCGGCGGATATGTCGTGATCGGGCAGGACTGCGACGAAGCAGGGATGCCCGTCTTTCCGCCGGCAGGTGTGCCTGACAATCAATTGGACGGTATACAGCGGGAACTTCTGGGATGTTGCAACCAGATCCGGCCGCCATATTTTCCCCTGCTGAGTGTCGAGCGCTTTGCAGGACGCAACCTGATCATCTTGTGGGCGCCGGGAGGACAGAACCGGCCCTACAAAGCACCCAGAACCGTCACGGCTAAAAAGAAGGATTACTGCCATTACATACGCCGTTACTCGAGCACGATTGAAGCGAAAGGAGACGATGAGCGCGAGTTGATCAGTCTCACGGCCAAGGTCCCTTTTGATGACCGCTATAATCAGACCGCCGGCATCGAGGATCTTTCATCACGGTTGATGGAAGAGTTTCTGAGCGAGGTGGGCAGCGGTCTTGCCGATGAGGCGCGAAACCTCTCGATCGAAGCTCTGGGCCGACAAATGAATGTAGTGGGAGGGCCAACGGAAGCGCCTTTGCCGAAAAACGTCGGCCTCCTCTTTTTCAACGAGCACCCGAGGCAATTTTTTTCGACAACACAGATCGATGTGGTCTGGTTTCCGGAAGGCGCGGGGGGAGATCGCTTTGATGAGAAAACTTTCGAAGGCCCTCTTGCCCGTATCGCACGTGATGCGCTGAACTATATCCAGGCAAATTATCTCAAACAGACCGTCGTCAAACACCCCGACCGGGCCGAGGCCGAGCGTTTCTGGAACTTTCCCTATGCCGCCATCGAGGAGGCGGTGGTCAATGCCGTTTACCACCGATCCTACGAGATTCGTGAACCGATTGAAGTGCGAATCACTCCGAATGATCTGGTGGTTTTGAGTTTTCCCGGCCCGGATCGTTCCATCCGGATGGCGGATCTGCGGGCCGGTAAAGCGGTCAGTCGCCGCTACCGCAATCGACGAATCGGCGATTTCCTCAAAGAGCTGGATCTCACCGAGGGCCGTTCGACCGGGATATCAAAGATTCTGAAGGTGATTAAAGAGAACGGTTCTCCAGCACCGGAGTTTGATACAGACAACGATCGCAGCTATTTCCTGATCCGCCTGCCCGTGCATGAGGATGCGATGGTAGTGGAAACGCCGGTGAAAACGCCGGTGAAAACGCTGGTGAAAACGCCGGTGAAAACGCCGGACAGGATTCTGCACGTGTTGAGCGAGAACCCAAGGATGACCTTGGCCGAGGTAGCTGAGGTCATCGGGAAGTCCGTGAGTGCTGTGGAGCGAGCCAGCTCACAATTGGTGAAAACAGGGCATTTGAAGTATATCGGCCCACAAAAAGGTGGCCATTGGGTTGTAAAGGAAAAACCATGAACACCGACAGGACTCCCCAGTACATCAAGCTCGACGAGCGCAACCACGTCGAAAAGCCGCTGCTCGATCAGCTTGCAGGATTGGCCTGGGAGATCCTCGATCTGGAC encodes:
- a CDS encoding restriction endonuclease subunit S — its product is MSGNWANRKLRDLAEIRVSNVDKKVHASEKPVKLCNYMDVYSNEYVTSSLPFMEASATAAEIERFGLNKGDVIITKDSETPDDIGIPAVVMERIGNLVCGYHLALIRPIMEGLDSVYLAKQLSTERVARYFALHASGSTRYGLPISAIEAVEIPTPPKPEQAKIAEILSTVDRAIEQTEALIAKQQRIKTGLMQDLLTRGIDEHGNLRSEETHQFKDSPLGMIPVEWEVNKLGNYISYLSYGFTNPMPTAGEGPYMVTAANISGGAIQHDGCRRTTFEAYENLLTNKSRPKMGDILLTKDGTLGRIAIVDRVPLCINQSVAVLRPKRGVDNGYLKLLLESPECQERLLADAGGSTIKHLYISKIDKMPIPVPPDSEEQKAIKKQLSVYTELISRGSQQLRKLRALKTALMQDLLTGKKRVSLLLEAEGLIS
- a CDS encoding RNA-directed DNA polymerase is translated as MKQYLTPSIDDLKLECVLMQAWKKTSAYLRSHSWYADTLGLDYQSLRIPHFISDIQKRLQDPEGWCPEPIVLVPAPKNQQWRFRHEKWEPRENISDKIRPLAHVDLQDQVVATALMMCLADRIETALGDPRLSPNDKIHRRHILAYGHRLFCDQKGSELQHRWGSTKLYRQYFQDYQTFLKRSKIVAEQLAASNNDFEIAIIQSDFSKFYDRVRPQMLNEKLRKFMHSPEEDAFFKLAERVLAWRWTDQRRAEKYAKQHNIPDFGFVALPQGLVSAGFFANVMLADFESVLRQSQGRALGNNEDLILEDACFYVDDIRLVVKIPIGLEEEEVKVKVLDWLQNLLDQTAHGLLVEETKTQVTVEGRERRFLVEQSKIADRIQSAVSGPFDMLHGADIIGAIEGFFHTQKRYSTKQTPEENGRTGLLVGTSDMRDDTAARFAAGKFRRTFRSLRPLLGGVRACDISSIDDQAHEEDGGVLPGNFLLSKQQLDERAKLFAALLIEDWTGNPGNVRLLRIALDIYPEAGFLNQVLSVLQPGWHTQGVRGPRREVRAYCLAELFRAGATETGAVSDEECLPTNVSIDDYHRRLTEEAENIIEEYFSTTAPGTRFPWYLMQQVFLYLIARNAFPGPVSKLGEKGGGLMSHYRKFVKFLAGQAPLALEERAILLVIANTGFGLADLTPFISGSSISDEFLARLNEVSPSVTSVLWSHLSATEKERLSQLARKLGIDQSDLHEPETTLAGLSAKSENPFFEEENLLSLAEWLFDYLPEASLDILTPWQIKCKFSSKKGYRFGKIKPSSYEFLKGRQRATHLFVPPDWCDSVEERLKVQIGQLLRFALRGPNDFYGNYSPKNINTKYRYKRPVSHWEQQRYSGFQGRSAFGPPWLPLSSFTEDLLFQLLRWPGSGILTAPKSLSQLKAEVSDRLEKLRKNRGEVTSATFVEQSAGWPVRPPNKPWDRPLRIGIVQSVIPCSDDYLRHRDDPELVNDPTFRDQQRSHLAAMMEGVGQMLRIRDTHQSQIRCDGRVIDLLVFPELAIHPHDIDPIILPFVRAHKCIMLFGQVYHKEALIPGSPLINSCLWMIPEWSPAAGFQIRRIEQGKQHLAMEESAIPGLIGFRPAQWLIEYQWHSEKDIHRPLILSASVCYDATDLALASDLRSRSDLYIVCALNRDVGTFDRMSQVLHYHMFQGVIVVNNGQFGGSSFFMPYSETYHRQVFHLHGQPQATIAFAEIIPRKLVERPANMVDDQPVGQWKTPPAGWNPD
- a CDS encoding putative DNA binding domain-containing protein, which codes for MSSKLPINLEDLLRQRKVEGDRVEYKKGWNPDPITRTLCAFANDFENLGGGYVVIGQDCDEAGMPVFPPAGVPDNQLDGIQRELLGCCNQIRPPYFPLLSVERFAGRNLIILWAPGGQNRPYKAPRTVTAKKKDYCHYIRRYSSTIEAKGDDERELISLTAKVPFDDRYNQTAGIEDLSSRLMEEFLSEVGSGLADEARNLSIEALGRQMNVVGGPTEAPLPKNVGLLFFNEHPRQFFSTTQIDVVWFPEGAGGDRFDEKTFEGPLARIARDALNYIQANYLKQTVVKHPDRAEAERFWNFPYAAIEEAVVNAVYHRSYEIREPIEVRITPNDLVVLSFPGPDRSIRMADLRAGKAVSRRYRNRRIGDFLKELDLTEGRSTGISKILKVIKENGSPAPEFDTDNDRSYFLIRLPVHEDAMVVETPVKTPVKTLVKTPVKTPDRILHVLSENPRMTLAEVAEVIGKSVSAVERASSQLVKTGHLKYIGPQKGGHWVVKEKP